The proteins below come from a single Streptomyces spongiicola genomic window:
- a CDS encoding cytochrome ubiquinol oxidase subunit I → MDLALAPETLARWQFGITTVYHFLFVPLTISLAALTAGLQTAWVRTGREKYLRATKFWGKLFLINIAMGVVTGIVQEFQFGMNWSDYSRFVGDVFGAPLAFEALIAFFFESTFIGLWIFGWDKLPKKIHLACIWMVSIGTILSAYFILAANSWMQHPVGYRINPENGRAELTDFWLVLTQNTALTQVFHTLSGAFLTGGAFMVGIAAFHLMRRKHVQVMKSSLRLGLVTVAVAGLLTAVSGDLLGKVMFKQQPMKMAAAEALWDGESPAPFSVFAYGDVDKGHNKVAIEIPGLLSFLANDDFTSYVPGINDTNRAEQEKYGPGDYRPNIPVTYWGFRWMIGFGMTSFAVGLAGLWLTRKKFMLPPSSRAGEDDVPHVVLFRKPLGPRLTRLYWLAALWTLGFPLIANSWGWIFTEMGRQPWVVYGVLRTRDAVSPGVTQAEVLTSMIVFTLIYAILAVIEVKLLVKYVKAGPPELTEADLNPPTRIGGDDRDADRPMAFSY, encoded by the coding sequence GTGGACCTCGCCCTGGCGCCAGAGACACTGGCCCGCTGGCAGTTCGGCATCACCACCGTCTACCACTTCCTCTTCGTTCCCCTGACGATCTCCCTGGCGGCGCTGACGGCGGGTCTGCAGACGGCGTGGGTGCGCACGGGCAGGGAGAAGTACCTCAGGGCGACCAAGTTCTGGGGGAAGCTCTTCCTGATCAACATCGCCATGGGCGTCGTCACCGGCATCGTCCAGGAGTTCCAGTTCGGCATGAACTGGTCCGACTACTCGCGCTTCGTCGGTGATGTCTTCGGCGCCCCGCTCGCCTTCGAGGCGCTGATCGCGTTCTTCTTCGAGTCCACCTTCATCGGGCTGTGGATCTTCGGCTGGGACAAGCTCCCCAAGAAGATCCACCTCGCCTGTATATGGATGGTCTCCATCGGCACCATCCTCTCCGCGTACTTCATCCTGGCGGCCAACTCCTGGATGCAGCACCCCGTGGGGTACCGGATCAACCCGGAGAACGGACGCGCGGAACTCACCGACTTCTGGCTTGTGCTGACCCAGAACACCGCCCTCACCCAGGTCTTCCACACGCTCTCCGGCGCCTTCCTCACCGGCGGTGCCTTCATGGTCGGCATCGCCGCCTTCCACCTGATGCGCAGGAAGCACGTCCAGGTGATGAAGAGCTCGCTGCGGCTCGGACTCGTGACGGTCGCCGTCGCGGGCCTGCTGACGGCGGTCAGCGGCGATCTGCTCGGCAAGGTCATGTTCAAGCAGCAGCCGATGAAGATGGCCGCGGCCGAGGCGCTCTGGGACGGCGAGAGCCCGGCGCCCTTCTCCGTGTTCGCCTACGGCGACGTGGACAAGGGCCACAACAAGGTCGCCATCGAGATCCCCGGCCTGCTGTCGTTCCTGGCGAACGACGACTTCACGTCCTACGTGCCCGGCATCAACGACACCAACAGGGCGGAGCAGGAGAAGTACGGCCCCGGCGACTACCGGCCCAACATCCCGGTCACCTACTGGGGCTTCCGCTGGATGATCGGCTTCGGTATGACGTCGTTCGCCGTCGGTCTGGCCGGGCTCTGGCTGACCCGGAAGAAGTTCATGCTGCCGCCGTCGTCGAGGGCCGGCGAGGACGACGTGCCCCATGTGGTGCTGTTCCGGAAGCCGCTCGGGCCGAGGCTCACCCGGCTGTACTGGCTCGCGGCCCTCTGGACGCTCGGCTTCCCCCTGATCGCCAACTCCTGGGGATGGATCTTCACGGAGATGGGGCGGCAGCCCTGGGTCGTGTACGGCGTGCTGCGGACCCGGGACGCCGTCTCCCCCGGCGTCACCCAGGCCGAGGTGCTGACGTCGATGATCGTCTTCACGCTCATCTACGCGATCCTCGCCGTCATCGAGGTCAAGCTGCTGGTCAAGTACGTCAAGGCCGGACCCCCCGAGCTCACCGAAGCCGACCTCAATCCGCCCACCAGGATCGGCGGCGACGACCGCGACGCCGACCGGCCGATGGCCTTCTCCTACTGA
- a CDS encoding M23 family metallopeptidase — protein MGHRQRDCHRRLFRPLPCALLVAFALLPAPAASANDGPGVSVQVAQLLEEVSKATATYERGLQASVAERARVDQLQWQLADRRREVRRTHDKLGAVARAQYRSGGNLAPTLELMFASDPEELLRGQRIYARATATVNRLLEEAREAEHLTSVAEEKAREAWYRLDARTAELARIKRGIETKLDAARWSLQAQADRSAASGRCPGSVPLPQTDFPEGSAWVTPVQRYTLSAGFDSAGTRWANRHTGQDFAVGIGSPVRSIGAGRVVSVSCGGGFGMQIVVQHNDGWYSQYAHLASVTVDQGDRVRTGQWLGQAGTTGNSTGPHLHFEVRLTPDFGSAVDPVSWLRNRGVWL, from the coding sequence ATGGGACACCGACAACGCGACTGCCACCGGCGGCTGTTCAGGCCATTGCCGTGCGCGCTGCTGGTCGCCTTCGCGCTCCTTCCCGCACCCGCCGCGTCCGCGAACGACGGCCCCGGAGTGAGCGTGCAGGTCGCTCAGTTGCTCGAGGAGGTGTCCAAGGCCACCGCCACGTACGAGCGTGGGCTCCAGGCGTCCGTCGCCGAGCGCGCCCGGGTCGACCAGTTGCAGTGGCAGCTCGCCGACCGACGGCGTGAGGTGCGGAGGACGCATGACAAGCTCGGCGCGGTGGCCAGGGCCCAGTACCGCAGCGGGGGGAACCTTGCGCCCACCCTGGAGCTGATGTTCGCCTCCGACCCCGAGGAACTGCTGCGCGGGCAGCGGATTTACGCGAGGGCCACGGCGACGGTGAACCGGCTGCTGGAGGAGGCCCGCGAGGCCGAGCACCTGACGTCCGTGGCGGAGGAGAAGGCCCGTGAGGCCTGGTACCGCCTGGACGCCCGTACGGCGGAGCTGGCGCGGATCAAACGGGGAATCGAGACCAAGCTCGACGCTGCGCGATGGTCACTACAGGCCCAGGCGGACCGGAGCGCGGCCTCCGGCCGGTGCCCGGGCTCGGTCCCGCTGCCGCAGACGGACTTCCCCGAGGGCTCGGCCTGGGTCACGCCCGTACAGCGCTACACGCTGTCCGCGGGCTTCGACAGCGCCGGAACCCGCTGGGCGAACCGCCACACCGGACAGGACTTCGCCGTCGGGATCGGCAGCCCGGTGCGTTCGATCGGCGCCGGCCGGGTGGTGTCGGTCTCCTGCGGAGGCGGCTTCGGTATGCAGATCGTCGTCCAGCACAACGACGGCTGGTACTCGCAGTACGCGCACCTCGCCTCGGTCACGGTGGACCAGGGCGACCGGGTCCGCACCGGGCAGTGGCTCGGCCAGGCGGGCACCACGGGCAACTCGACCGGTCCCCATCTCCACTTCGAGGTGCGGCTCACCCCGGACTTCGGTTCGGCGGTGGATCCGGTGAGCTGGCTGCGCAACCGCGGAGTCTGGCTCTGA
- a CDS encoding LLM class flavin-dependent oxidoreductase, which yields MSLRLSTVILPVDRWHAGGRAKWRRAEELGFHAAYTYDHLSWRSFRDGPWFGALPTLTAAATATDRLRLGTLVTSPNFRHPVTLAKELISLDDISGGRVTLGIGAGGNGFDATALGQEAWTPKERADRFGEFVPLLDRLLTEGAVSQRGTFYSAEEARNIPGCVQRTRLSFAVAATGPRGLKLAARHGQAWVTTGDPKLYEAGTPEQSVEALRGQVEKLGKACAETGRDVAELDKILLHGFTPDRNRPLESVDAFVDFAGRHRELGFTEIVIHWPIPDSDFAADQAVFEQIATEAIAQLG from the coding sequence ATGAGCCTGCGCCTGAGTACCGTGATCCTTCCCGTCGACCGCTGGCACGCGGGAGGCCGAGCGAAGTGGCGGCGCGCCGAGGAACTCGGCTTCCACGCCGCGTACACGTACGACCACCTCTCCTGGCGCAGCTTCCGCGACGGCCCCTGGTTCGGTGCCCTGCCCACCCTTACCGCCGCCGCCACGGCCACGGACCGCCTGCGCCTGGGCACCCTCGTCACGTCGCCCAACTTCAGGCATCCGGTGACGCTCGCCAAGGAGCTGATCTCGCTCGACGACATCTCCGGTGGCCGGGTCACCCTCGGTATCGGCGCCGGCGGCAACGGCTTCGACGCCACCGCGCTCGGCCAGGAGGCGTGGACGCCGAAGGAGCGGGCGGACCGGTTCGGCGAGTTCGTGCCGCTGCTCGACCGGCTGCTCACCGAGGGCGCGGTCTCGCAGCGCGGCACCTTCTACTCGGCCGAGGAGGCCCGGAACATCCCCGGCTGCGTGCAGCGGACCCGGTTGTCGTTCGCGGTGGCGGCGACCGGACCGCGCGGCCTGAAGCTGGCCGCCCGCCACGGGCAGGCGTGGGTGACGACCGGCGACCCGAAGCTGTACGAGGCCGGGACCCCGGAGCAGTCGGTCGAGGCCCTTCGGGGCCAGGTCGAGAAGCTTGGCAAGGCGTGCGCGGAGACCGGCCGGGACGTGGCCGAACTCGACAAGATCCTGCTCCACGGCTTCACCCCCGACCGGAACAGGCCGCTGGAGTCCGTGGACGCCTTCGTCGACTTCGCCGGCCGCCACCGAGAACTCGGCTTCACCGAGATCGTGATCCACTGGCCCATCCCCGACTCGGACTTTGCCGCCGACCAGGCAGTCTTCGAGCAGATCGCCACCGAGGCAATCGCACAACTCGGCTAG
- a CDS encoding HAD family hydrolase — translation MTSATDPLPLPPTVRMIATDLDGTLLHDDKSVSGRTVAALAAAEEAGIEVFFVTGRPARWMGVVSDHVHGHGLAICANGAAVVDLHSGGRLLEVRPLERVTALDVVQRLRGAAPGTSFAVETATGIHYEPGYPPFHLDPGATVAIAEKLLHEDGPGSAAPVLKLLAQHGELAPDGFLTLARTAAGELAAITRSSPTALLEVSGPGVSKASTLALCCAERGISPDEVVAFGDMPNDVEMLTWAGTSFAMGNAHPDVVAAASGRTVANNDDGVAVVIERILAAQGSRPRS, via the coding sequence GTGACCTCAGCTACCGATCCCCTGCCGCTTCCCCCGACCGTCCGGATGATCGCCACCGATCTCGACGGCACCCTGCTGCACGACGACAAGTCCGTCTCGGGGCGCACCGTGGCCGCACTCGCCGCCGCGGAGGAAGCGGGGATCGAGGTCTTCTTCGTCACCGGCCGCCCGGCGCGCTGGATGGGTGTCGTCAGCGACCATGTGCACGGTCACGGGCTGGCGATCTGCGCCAACGGCGCGGCGGTGGTCGACCTGCACTCCGGCGGGAGACTGCTGGAAGTCCGCCCGCTGGAGCGGGTCACCGCGCTCGACGTCGTGCAGCGGCTGCGCGGCGCCGCGCCGGGCACCTCGTTCGCGGTCGAGACCGCCACGGGAATCCACTACGAACCCGGTTACCCGCCCTTCCACCTCGATCCCGGCGCCACGGTCGCGATCGCCGAGAAACTGCTGCACGAGGATGGGCCGGGGTCCGCGGCCCCGGTGCTGAAGCTGCTCGCCCAGCATGGCGAGCTGGCACCGGACGGCTTCCTCACCCTGGCCCGAACGGCCGCCGGCGAGCTGGCCGCGATCACCCGCTCCAGCCCGACCGCGCTGCTGGAGGTGAGCGGCCCCGGAGTCTCCAAGGCCTCGACACTCGCCCTGTGCTGCGCGGAACGCGGCATCTCGCCGGACGAGGTCGTGGCCTTCGGCGACATGCCGAACGACGTGGAGATGCTCACCTGGGCGGGCACCTCGTTCGCCATGGGCAACGCCCACCCCGATGTGGTTGCCGCCGCGTCCGGCCGGACGGTGGCGAACAACGACGACGGTGTAGCGGTGGTCATCGAGCGGATTCTGGCCGCACAGGGATCCCGGCCGCGGTCGTAG
- a CDS encoding MerR family transcriptional regulator: MSGTPSVEYRIEDLAHRSGATVRTIRAYQDRGLLPRPARRGRSNVYGESHLARLRQIADLLDRGYTLASIRELLDAWDAGRGLGGVLGLVAEVHGPWTDEKADRVSRAELEAAFGGEPDEGAITEAVELGVLERVPGRDDEFLVRSPQELAVAAELYTAGVPLGAITGQLRELRGQVEHIASSFLEFTTRHVFARYLGHRPPTDAEAVEAASMVRRLRPLARQTVDAELARAMSLLATRHLRYHLGAESPPAVEGGRRRIALPGETVAAVESLVGPEHTAPFIAAAAERELRKRTLDAMVTKVGNAGIVDQNS; this comes from the coding sequence GTGTCCGGGACGCCATCGGTGGAGTACCGGATCGAGGACCTCGCCCATCGGAGCGGGGCGACGGTCCGGACGATCCGCGCCTACCAGGACCGCGGGCTGCTGCCCAGACCGGCGCGGCGCGGCAGGTCCAACGTGTACGGGGAGTCCCATCTGGCCAGGCTGCGCCAGATCGCGGACCTCCTCGACCGCGGGTACACCCTTGCGTCGATCAGGGAACTCCTGGATGCCTGGGACGCGGGGCGGGGTCTGGGCGGGGTGCTGGGACTCGTCGCCGAGGTGCACGGCCCATGGACCGACGAGAAGGCCGACCGGGTCAGCCGGGCCGAACTGGAAGCGGCCTTCGGGGGCGAGCCCGACGAGGGGGCGATCACCGAGGCGGTGGAACTCGGTGTGCTGGAGCGTGTTCCCGGCAGGGACGACGAGTTTCTGGTGCGGAGCCCCCAGGAGCTGGCCGTGGCGGCGGAGTTGTACACCGCCGGGGTGCCGCTTGGGGCCATCACCGGCCAGCTGAGGGAACTTCGCGGACAGGTGGAACATATCGCCTCGAGTTTCCTGGAGTTCACCACCCGCCATGTCTTCGCGCGCTATCTCGGCCATCGGCCGCCGACGGACGCGGAGGCGGTGGAGGCGGCGTCGATGGTGCGGCGGCTGCGGCCACTCGCCCGGCAGACCGTCGACGCCGAACTGGCGCGCGCCATGAGCCTTCTGGCCACGCGGCACCTGCGGTACCACCTCGGCGCCGAGAGCCCGCCTGCAGTCGAGGGCGGCCGGCGCCGGATCGCTCTTCCCGGGGAGACGGTTGCCGCCGTGGAGAGCCTTGTTGGCCCCGAGCACACCGCGCCGTTCATCGCCGCTGCCGCTGAACGGGAGCTGCGGAAAAGAACATTGGACGCAATGGTCACAAAAGTGGGCAATGCAGGCATTGTTGATCAAAACAGCTGA
- the cydD gene encoding thiol reductant ABC exporter subunit CydD: MKPVDPRLLRYARATRLFLAAVVALGLAGAALVVAQAMLIADVVVGAFQRGLDTDGLWTPLVLLAVVAAGRGLVTWLTELAAHRASAAVKSELRRRVLERAAELGPGWLSGQRSGSLAALATRGVDALDDYFARYLPQLGLAVVVPVAVLARIVTEDWVSAAVIVVTLPLIPIFMVLIGWATEARMNRQWTLLSRLSGHFLDVVAGLPTLKVFGRAKAQAEAIRKITSEYRRATLRTLRIAFLSSFALELLSTLSVALVAVGIGMRLVHGDLDLHTGLVVLILAPEAYLPLRQVGAQYHAAAEGLAAAEEIFRVLETPARADGTTPAPGARGVRLELDSVTVRHRGRAVPSLDAASLTVEHGETVALVGPSGVGKSTLLDAVLGFAAPDEGTVRVGAPGESPVDLASVDRAAWHRQIAWVPQRPYIFAGTIAENVRLARQDADDAEVLAALREAGAADFTAALPQGVETVLGEDGAGLSAGQRQRIALARAFLADRPLLLLDEPTAALDGETEAGIVDAVRRLARGRTVLLVVHRPALLTVADRVVELGPVRQAPPGGEKPGPRAPARIPRPPASPDRLRRAPASPDRLRRAPVDIASAEPPGGPELPATYAATDAALDSVHRTAAAASDRKGARVLARVRKASGAHRGRLRRAPVDIASAEPPGGPELPATYAATDAALDSVHRTAAAASDRKGARVLARVRKASGAHRGRLATALLLGSLALGSAVGLLAVSGWLISRASEQPPVLHLMVAVTATRAFGIGRAVFRYTERLVSHDAVLRMLAELRVGVYRRLERIAPAGLSRTRRGDLLSRLVADVDALQDYWLRWLLPAGAALVVGAASVGFTAWLLPEAGAVLAVGLLTAGVAVPVLSGAVARRSERRLAPARGALTTQVVDLLRGTAELTVTGALARRAAAVREADRTLTRIAGRTATATALGGGLSAVACGLTVAFAAYAGVAAVHSGRIEGVELAVVVLAPLAAFEAVVGLPSAVQYRQRARRSAQRVFEVLDTPVPVGEPPRPAPAPASTFPLEVRGLTVRHAGGGRDALSGFDLTLTAGRRVAVVGASGSGKTTLAQALLRFVDARAGTYTIGGTDATSLDGDTVRRRVGLCAQDAHLFDSSIRENLRLARTDASEEELRAALASARLLEWADSLPDGLDTLVGEHGARLSGGQRQRLALARALLADFPVLLLDEPAEHLDLATADALTADLLAATEGRTTVLITHRLRGLHEVDEVLVLDGGRTVQRGPFAELAVAEGPLRLMLERERAADLLGERRGEPALRTG; the protein is encoded by the coding sequence GTGAAACCCGTCGACCCGCGGCTGCTCCGGTACGCCCGGGCCACCCGCCTCTTCCTGGCGGCCGTGGTGGCGCTCGGCCTCGCGGGGGCGGCGCTGGTCGTCGCCCAGGCGATGCTCATCGCCGACGTGGTGGTCGGCGCCTTCCAGCGCGGGCTGGACACCGACGGGCTGTGGACGCCGCTGGTGCTGCTGGCCGTCGTCGCCGCCGGGCGCGGGCTGGTGACCTGGCTCACCGAACTGGCCGCCCACCGGGCGAGTGCGGCGGTCAAGTCGGAGCTGCGCCGGCGTGTGCTGGAGCGGGCCGCGGAGCTGGGGCCGGGGTGGCTGAGCGGGCAGCGGAGCGGTTCCCTTGCCGCGCTCGCCACCCGGGGGGTGGACGCGCTCGACGACTACTTCGCCCGCTATCTGCCGCAGTTGGGACTGGCGGTGGTCGTCCCGGTCGCGGTGCTGGCCCGGATCGTCACCGAGGACTGGGTGTCGGCGGCGGTGATCGTGGTCACCCTGCCGCTGATCCCGATCTTCATGGTGCTGATCGGCTGGGCCACGGAAGCCCGGATGAACCGTCAGTGGACCCTGTTGTCGCGGCTGTCCGGGCACTTTCTGGACGTGGTCGCTGGGCTGCCCACGCTGAAGGTGTTCGGGCGGGCGAAGGCCCAGGCCGAGGCGATCCGCAAGATCACCTCGGAGTACCGGCGGGCGACGCTGAGGACCCTGAGGATCGCCTTCCTGTCCTCCTTCGCCCTGGAGTTGCTGTCGACGCTCTCCGTGGCGCTGGTGGCGGTCGGCATCGGCATGCGGCTTGTGCACGGCGATCTGGATCTCCACACCGGGCTCGTCGTGCTGATCCTCGCCCCCGAGGCCTATCTGCCGTTGCGGCAGGTCGGAGCGCAGTACCACGCCGCGGCGGAGGGGCTGGCGGCGGCGGAGGAGATCTTCCGGGTGCTGGAGACCCCGGCCCGGGCCGACGGCACGACGCCGGCGCCCGGCGCCCGGGGAGTGCGGCTGGAACTGGACTCCGTGACGGTACGGCACCGGGGCCGTGCCGTGCCCTCGCTGGACGCCGCGTCGCTGACGGTGGAGCACGGTGAGACCGTCGCACTGGTGGGCCCGAGCGGCGTCGGAAAGTCGACGCTGCTCGATGCCGTACTGGGCTTCGCCGCACCGGACGAAGGCACGGTCCGGGTGGGTGCCCCGGGGGAGAGCCCGGTGGACCTGGCCTCCGTGGACCGGGCGGCCTGGCACCGCCAGATCGCCTGGGTGCCGCAGCGGCCCTACATCTTCGCGGGGACGATCGCGGAGAACGTGCGGCTCGCACGGCAGGACGCGGATGACGCTGAGGTCCTGGCGGCGCTCCGGGAGGCCGGCGCGGCGGACTTCACGGCCGCGCTGCCGCAGGGGGTGGAGACGGTCCTCGGTGAGGACGGGGCGGGGCTGTCCGCCGGTCAGCGCCAGCGGATCGCGCTCGCCCGGGCCTTCCTCGCCGACCGGCCGCTGCTGCTGCTCGACGAGCCCACCGCGGCGCTGGACGGGGAGACCGAAGCCGGCATCGTGGACGCGGTGCGGAGGCTGGCCCGCGGCAGGACGGTGCTGCTCGTCGTCCACCGGCCCGCGCTGCTGACCGTGGCCGACCGCGTGGTCGAACTGGGCCCGGTCCGGCAGGCTCCCCCCGGTGGGGAGAAGCCCGGGCCCCGCGCCCCCGCCCGGATTCCCCGGCCTCCGGCCTCGCCCGACCGCCTCCGCCGGGCTCCGGCCTCGCCCGACCGCCTCCGCCGGGCTCCGGTCGACATCGCGTCCGCCGAGCCCCCGGGCGGCCCGGAACTCCCCGCCACCTACGCCGCCACCGACGCCGCCCTCGACTCCGTACACCGGACCGCCGCCGCTGCGTCCGACCGGAAGGGCGCCAGGGTGCTCGCGCGGGTGCGGAAGGCGTCCGGGGCGCACCGCGGCCGCCTCCGCCGGGCTCCGGTCGACATCGCGTCCGCCGAGCCCCCGGGCGGCCCGGAACTCCCCGCCACCTACGCCGCCACCGACGCCGCCCTCGACTCCGTGCACCGGACCGCCGCCGCTGCGTCCGACCGGAAGGGCGCCAGGGTGCTCGCGCGGGTGCGGAAGGCGTCCGGGGCGCACCGCGGCCGCCTGGCGACGGCGCTGCTGCTCGGGAGCCTGGCCCTGGGGTCCGCCGTGGGCCTCCTGGCGGTGTCGGGATGGCTGATCTCCCGGGCGTCCGAGCAGCCGCCCGTGCTCCATCTGATGGTTGCCGTCACGGCGACGCGGGCTTTCGGGATCGGACGCGCGGTCTTCCGCTACACCGAGCGGCTCGTCTCGCACGACGCCGTGCTGAGGATGCTGGCCGAGCTGAGAGTCGGCGTGTACCGCCGGCTGGAGCGGATCGCGCCCGCCGGGCTGAGCCGCACCCGCCGGGGTGATCTGCTGTCCCGGCTCGTCGCGGACGTGGACGCCCTCCAGGACTACTGGCTGCGCTGGCTGCTGCCGGCCGGCGCGGCTCTCGTCGTCGGGGCGGCCTCCGTCGGTTTCACCGCGTGGCTGCTTCCCGAGGCGGGCGCCGTGCTGGCCGTGGGACTGCTCACCGCCGGGGTGGCCGTACCCGTGCTGAGCGGGGCCGTCGCACGGCGGTCCGAGCGGCGGCTCGCCCCGGCTCGGGGGGCGCTCACCACCCAGGTCGTCGACCTGCTCAGGGGCACCGCGGAACTGACCGTCACCGGGGCGCTCGCCCGGCGGGCGGCGGCAGTGCGGGAGGCAGACCGCACCCTGACGCGGATCGCCGGGCGCACCGCCACCGCCACCGCGCTCGGCGGTGGGCTGTCGGCCGTGGCCTGCGGCCTCACCGTCGCCTTCGCGGCGTACGCGGGCGTCGCCGCCGTGCACTCGGGCCGGATCGAAGGAGTCGAACTCGCCGTCGTCGTCCTCGCACCGCTCGCCGCCTTCGAGGCCGTCGTGGGGCTGCCCTCGGCGGTGCAGTACCGGCAGCGGGCAAGGCGCAGTGCCCAGCGGGTCTTCGAGGTGCTCGACACCCCGGTGCCGGTAGGCGAGCCCCCGCGGCCCGCCCCCGCGCCCGCCTCCACCTTCCCCCTGGAGGTCCGGGGGCTCACGGTCCGCCATGCCGGCGGGGGCCGGGACGCCCTCTCCGGGTTCGACCTGACGCTCACGGCCGGCAGGCGCGTCGCCGTCGTCGGCGCCTCGGGCTCCGGCAAGACCACGCTCGCCCAGGCCCTGCTGCGCTTCGTGGACGCCCGGGCCGGGACGTACACCATCGGCGGGACGGACGCGACCTCGCTCGACGGGGACACGGTCCGCCGCCGCGTCGGACTCTGCGCCCAGGACGCCCATCTCTTCGACAGCTCGATCAGGGAGAACCTGCGCCTGGCCCGGACCGATGCCTCCGAGGAGGAACTGCGCGCGGCCCTGGCCTCCGCCCGGCTGCTGGAGTGGGCCGACAGTCTCCCCGACGGGCTCGACACCCTCGTCGGTGAGCACGGTGCCCGGCTCTCCGGCGGTCAGCGCCAGCGTCTGGCCCTGGCCCGCGCGCTGCTCGCCGACTTCCCGGTGCTGCTGCTCGACGAGCCGGCCGAGCATCTGGACCTCGCCACGGCCGACGCGCTGACAGCGGACCTGCTGGCCGCGACCGAGGGCCGTACGACGGTTCTGATCACCCATCGGCTCCGGGGTCTCCACGAGGTCGACGAGGTGCTCGTGCTGGACGGGGGCCGCACCGTGCAGCGCGGGCCCTTCGCGGAGCTTGCGGTGGCGGAGGGCCCGCTGCGCCTCATGCTGGAGCGGGAGCGTGCCGCCGACCTCCTCGGAGAGCGGCGCGGGGAGCCCGCCCTCCGCACCGGGTAG
- the cydB gene encoding cytochrome d ubiquinol oxidase subunit II: MELHDVWFVLIAVLWTGYFFLEGFDFGVGVLTKLLARDRAEKRVLINTIGPVWDGNEVWLLTAGGATFAAFPEWYATLFSGFYLPLLLILVCLIVRGVAFEYRAKRPEERWQRNWEEAVFWTSLIPAFLWGVAFGNIVRGVKIDQEMEYVGTLGDLLNPYAILGGLVTLALFTFHGTVFTALKTVGDIRERARRLARNLGVVTAVLALGFLGWTQAEKGDGTSLVAATVAVLALVAALGANRAGREGWAFALSGVTIVAAVAMLFLTLFPNVMPSSLDEAWSLTVTNASSSPYTLKIMTWCAGIATPMVLLYQGWTYWVFRKRIGTQHIADPH; encoded by the coding sequence ATGGAACTCCACGACGTCTGGTTCGTACTCATCGCCGTCCTGTGGACCGGCTACTTCTTCCTCGAGGGCTTCGACTTCGGGGTGGGTGTCCTGACGAAGCTGCTCGCCCGCGACCGGGCCGAGAAGCGCGTCCTCATCAATACGATCGGCCCGGTCTGGGACGGCAACGAGGTGTGGCTGCTGACGGCGGGCGGTGCGACGTTCGCCGCCTTCCCGGAGTGGTACGCCACCCTCTTCTCGGGCTTCTACCTGCCGCTGCTGCTCATCCTGGTCTGCCTGATCGTCCGCGGTGTCGCGTTCGAGTACCGGGCCAAGCGGCCGGAGGAGCGCTGGCAGCGCAACTGGGAGGAGGCCGTCTTCTGGACTTCGCTCATCCCGGCGTTCCTGTGGGGCGTGGCCTTCGGGAACATCGTGCGCGGCGTGAAGATCGACCAGGAGATGGAGTACGTCGGCACGCTCGGGGACCTGCTGAACCCGTACGCGATCCTGGGCGGCCTGGTGACCCTGGCGCTCTTCACCTTCCACGGGACGGTGTTCACGGCGCTGAAGACGGTGGGGGACATCAGGGAGCGCGCCAGGAGGCTCGCCAGGAACCTCGGAGTGGTCACGGCCGTGCTGGCACTCGGCTTTCTGGGCTGGACGCAGGCGGAGAAGGGCGACGGCACCAGCCTGGTCGCCGCGACCGTCGCGGTGCTGGCGCTGGTCGCCGCGCTCGGAGCGAACCGGGCCGGGCGCGAGGGCTGGGCCTTCGCCCTGTCGGGCGTCACCATCGTGGCCGCGGTGGCGATGCTGTTCCTGACCCTCTTCCCGAACGTGATGCCGTCGTCGCTCGACGAGGCGTGGAGTCTGACGGTCACCAACGCGTCGTCGAGCCCCTACACCCTGAAGATCATGACCTGGTGCGCCGGGATCGCGACACCCATGGTGCTGCTGTATCAGGGCTGGACCTACTGGGTGTTCCGGAAGCGGATCGGCACACAGCACATCGCCGATCCGCACTGA